The following are encoded together in the Lathyrus oleraceus cultivar Zhongwan6 chromosome 3, CAAS_Psat_ZW6_1.0, whole genome shotgun sequence genome:
- the LOC127129952 gene encoding uncharacterized protein LOC127129952, with protein MDGSKCIKFEIRLRTKIKQGIRYQEIRRFLTLVNKYRIYDEDYKAHSTHYKSVSERKGNNQFRGNHTATMLMNARIMYRGVSSVDHISTNCQKPKKAQSGGKVFALNMTNITCVDHLIRGTCIINSIPFIVIIDTGATHSSISLKCAKRLDLKLSSMDRNMIIDTPTLGSVTTSWLEFKHVHINCSDKTVSIPEFDAINELFVSAKEGNEFVKDDVAMFRILASMKAERKDVLGEFPVVFDFPEV; from the exons ATGGATGGGTCAAAATGCATTAAGTTTGAGATCAGACTACGAACTAAGATAAAGCAGGGTATTAGATACCAAGAGATTCGTAGGTTTCTTACTCTAGTGAACAAGTATAGAATTTATGATGAGGACTACAAGGCTCATTCCACTCACTACAAGAGCGTTAGTGAGAGGAAGGGAAATAATCAGTTTAGAGGAAACCATACA GCCACCATGCTAATGAATGCAAGAATAATGTACCGAggtgtttcaagtgtg GATCATATTAGTACAAATTGTCAAAAGCCGAAGAAAGCACAGTCTGGAGGGAAAGTCTTTGCTTTGAATATGACAAATATTACTTGTGTTGACCATTTGATTCGAGGTACATGTATTATAAATAGTATTCCTTTTATTGTTATTATTGACACGGGTGCAACACATTCGTCTATTTCACTTAAGTGTGCTAAGAGGTTGGATTTGAAATTGTCTTCTATGGATAGGAATATGATTATTGACACCCCGACTCTAGGTTCAGTAACCACTTCATgg TTGGAGTTCAAGCATGTTCATATCAACTGTTCTGACAAAACGGTATCAATTCCAGAGTTTGATGCTATTAATGAGTTGTTCGTGTCAGCTAAGGAAGGGAATGAGTTCGTAAAGGATGATGTTGCAATGTTTAGGATATTAGCTTCTATGAAGGCAGAACGTAAAGATGTGTTGGGCGAGTTTCCAGTGGTGTTTGATTTTCCAGAGGTGTAA
- the LOC127129953 gene encoding protein PGR, whose amino-acid sequence MVKIHEWFDVLLKIFAELGFLQPVRKGTNGGVTKAGLLAAAAGGSVIGLSYVLLEFSTIKCGSDRVLKQLLVIPIATTAGLGGSIIDSLLGATLQFSGFCSIRQKVVGKPGPTIKKISGFSILDNNAVNFVLILLTTVLTSIACLCIF is encoded by the exons aTGGTGAAAATTCATGAGTGGTTTGATGTCTTGTTGAAGATTTTTGCGGAATTAGGCTTCCTACAG CCTGTGAGGAAGGGTACAAATGGTGGTGTGACAAAAGCAGGACTTCTAGCTGCTGCAGCCGGTGGAAGTGTCATTGGATTATCATATGTTCTTTTAGAATTTTCGACAATCAAGTGCGGGTCTGATAGAGTTCTCAAGCAACTACTGGTAATACCCATCGCTACCACGGCAGGACTAGGTGGGAGTATCATTGACTCTCTATTGGGTGCAACCTTACAATTTAGCGGATTCTGCTCTATTCGCCAGAAG GTTGTTGGGAAGCCAGGACCAACCATTAAAAAGATTTCAGGATTCAGCATTCTTGACAACAATGCAGTGAACTTTGTGTTAATACTGTTAACCACGGTTTTAACTTCAATAGCTTGTTTGTGCATATTCTAG